Proteins encoded by one window of Dioscorea cayenensis subsp. rotundata cultivar TDr96_F1 chromosome 6, TDr96_F1_v2_PseudoChromosome.rev07_lg8_w22 25.fasta, whole genome shotgun sequence:
- the LOC120263130 gene encoding pentatricopeptide repeat-containing protein At2g41720-like produces the protein MMMSGSAPQPIPPFTSTLSKASNPPPILHKPSDHQPPKLQSTTQEPAWNQRRVVGTVDYDRGKRRVSVEVPGLGRDHIPGRYRVRIDGSRWQVDWKVSEVVDKVLELKHWEDIEGLLNRWVGRFARKNFPLLIKVCLRLSSFFACSLLLSFFFSSLLKIAGLARSRKPGNALIVLDD, from the coding sequence ATGATGATGAGTGGGAGCGCTCCCCAGCCCATCCCACCCTTCACCTCCACCCTCTCGAAGGCCTCAAACCCTCCCCCAATCCTCCACAAACCCTCCGATCACCAACCCCCAAAGCTGCAATCCACCACCCAAGAACCCGCATGGAACCAGCGGAGAGTCGTGGGCACCGTCGACTACGACCGCGGCAAGCGCCGGGTCTCCGTCGAGGTACCTGGCCTTGGCCGTGACCATATCCCCGGAAGGTACCGCGTCCGCATCGACGGCAGCCGCTGGCAGGTCGACTGGAAGGTCTCCGAGGTGGTTGATAAGGTGCTTGAGCTCAAGCACTGGGAGGATATTGAAGGCTTGTTGAATCGCTGGGTCGGGCGTTTCGCTCGCAAAAATTTCCCACTCTTGATCAAGGTTTGTTTGAGGTTATCCTCGTTCTTTGCTTGTTCGCTTCTGCTTtcgtttttcttctcttctttgttGAAGATTGCGGGACTGGCTAGATCGAGGAAACCTGGCAATGCTTTGATAGTGTTGGACGATTGA